The Penicillium digitatum chromosome 6, complete sequence genome has a window encoding:
- a CDS encoding Cell wall glucanase, putative, producing MFLSRIAVLAALACYATAQTSTDCDPTKKSCPADPAFGTEHTWNFNTTLDENIWNMATGIYDHDDDGAKFTLSKEGESTLLESNFYIFFGVVESHVKMAKGGGLVSSVVLESDDLDEIDWEWVGYNTSEVQSNFFGKGNDTTFDRGGNHYVANADTEFHNYTTYWDQDKLQWWIDGDLVRELPYSDKSTLFGENYPQTPCRVKFSLWPAGQKKAAKGTIEWAGGLVDWNAAPFTMTLGKLRVKDFHSGKEYTYGDHSGSWQSIKMVDGNSTVAEQLNKPEAKSLSEKWDDLGKGAHIGVYIGAAVVAAICIAAFLFFCLRQRRKGRLENALGNNPVPLTHDEMQNFQKDWRQSEWRQTRGYQQVAN from the exons ATGTTCCTTTCTCGCATTGCCGTTCTGGCTGCTTTGGCTTGCTACGCCACCGCTCAAACCTCGACCGACTGTGACCCGACGAAGAAGTCATGTCCTGCAGATCCCGCCTTTGGCACCGAACACACATGGAACTTCAACACGACGTTAGATGAAAATATCTGGAACATGGCCACCGGAATCTACGACCACGATGACGATGGAGCCAAGTTCACCCTCTCGAAGGAGGGAGAGTCCACCCTTCTAGAGTCTAACTTCTATATCTTCTTCGGTGTCGTCGAATCCCACGTCAAAATGGCCAAGGGCGGCGGTCTGGTAAGCAGTGTGGTGTTGGAGTCTGACGATCTGGACGAGATCGATTGGGAATGGGTGGGATACAACACTAGTGAAGTGCAGTCCAACTTCTTTGGCAAGGGTAACGATACCACCTTCGATCGCGGCGGAAATCATTACGTCGCGAACGCAGACACCGAGTTCCACAACTACACCACATACTGGGATCAAGACAAGCTTCAATGGTGGATTGACGGTGACTTGGTTCGCGAACTCCCATACTCCGACAAGTCTACCTTGTTCGGAGAAAACTACCCACAAACCCCCTGCCGTGTGAAATTCAGTCTGTGGCCTGCTGGTCAGAAAAAGGCGGCAAAGGGTACTATCGAGTGGGCTGGTGGCCTTGTGGACTGGAACGCCGCCCCTTTTACCATGACACTCGGCAAGCTGCGCGTTAAGGATTTCCACTCTGGCAAGGAGTACACCTACGGGGACCACTCGGGTTCTTGGCAGAGCATCAAAATGGTGGA CGGAAATTCGACCGTAGCGGAACAATTGAACAAGCCAGAGGCCAAGTCTCTTTCAGAGAAATGGGATGATCTCGGCAAGGGAGCTCACATTGGAGTCTACATCGGCGCTGCCGTTGTCGCCGCGATTTGTATTGCGGCTTTCCTATTCTTCTGTCTGCGCCAGCGCCGCAAGGGCCGTCTCGAGAACGCGTTGGGCAATAATCCGGTCCCTCTCACCCATGATGAGATGCAGAACTTCCAGAAAGACTGGAGGCAGAGTGAGTGGAGGCAGACTCGTGGTTATCAGCAGGTCGCCAACTAG